A genomic region of Pseudomonadota bacterium contains the following coding sequences:
- a CDS encoding nitrile hydratase subunit alpha, which translates to MPSSNTIDDNSCENHEALVVEDDAGNLEGQIIIDALQEVLVAHGLLTAPEVLKEIEKLESPGVHLGAKIVARAWSDPDYKAKLLENGKQAIGSIGINVGEAQIIVVENTPKKHNLITCTLCSCYPRSILGQPPSWYISKAYRARAVREPRKVLAEFGTILLDDMELIVHDSNADMRYLVLPEPPKNLADMNEAEMETLVTRDRLIGVTR; encoded by the coding sequence ATGCCCAGCAGTAATACTATAGACGACAATTCCTGTGAAAATCATGAGGCGTTAGTTGTCGAAGATGATGCTGGAAACCTAGAAGGACAAATAATTATTGACGCGCTGCAGGAGGTCCTGGTTGCGCATGGCTTATTGACAGCACCCGAGGTTCTCAAAGAGATTGAGAAGCTTGAATCTCCGGGCGTTCATCTAGGCGCAAAAATTGTTGCGCGCGCATGGTCCGACCCTGACTACAAGGCGAAGCTACTCGAGAACGGCAAGCAGGCTATAGGTTCTATCGGTATCAATGTTGGCGAAGCGCAAATCATTGTCGTCGAAAACACGCCAAAGAAACACAACTTAATCACTTGTACTCTGTGTTCGTGCTACCCACGGTCCATATTGGGCCAGCCACCATCATGGTATATCTCAAAGGCGTATCGCGCTCGCGCGGTCCGTGAACCTCGCAAGGTGTTAGCTGAATTCGGTACAATTCTGCTGGATGACATGGAATTGATAGTTCACGATAGCAACGCCGATATGCGGTATCTTGTACTACCTGAGCCGCCAAAAAACTTAGCCGACATGAATGAAGCGGAGATGGAAACCCTCGTCACTCGGGACCGGCTTATCGGTGTCACGCGTTAA
- a CDS encoding SH3-like domain-containing protein, with protein MGMAAHYRRFHEGDWVKVKHLCKSGHVRIPFYVRGKRGEIVNFCGRYLNPEDLAIGNTAGPAIDLYRVKFAQGDLWPDEGIPEHDHLVIEIYDHWLSSAESSKGRQ; from the coding sequence ATGGGTATGGCGGCACATTATCGGCGATTTCACGAGGGTGATTGGGTCAAGGTTAAACATCTTTGCAAATCCGGCCATGTGCGTATTCCTTTCTATGTCCGCGGCAAACGCGGCGAAATTGTCAATTTTTGTGGCCGATATCTTAATCCCGAAGATCTTGCAATTGGAAATACAGCAGGTCCGGCTATCGATTTGTATCGTGTTAAGTTCGCTCAAGGCGACCTTTGGCCGGATGAAGGGATCCCAGAGCACGATCATTTAGTGATCGAAATCTATGACCACTGGCTATCGTCTGCAGAAAGCAGCAAAGGAAGGCAATAA
- a CDS encoding nitrile hydratase translates to MNSRNKSENSPRGYHDIGGDPAGAIPKTELPWLHWEKQTEAIRNLLGDGTRRIVSLDEMRRGFESFGAEKYKVLSFYRRRLDAMIDVLIEKQVITREELDAAISEKRVVWSKVARGETP, encoded by the coding sequence ATGAATAGCAGAAATAAAAGCGAAAACAGCCCTCGCGGCTATCATGACATTGGCGGCGACCCCGCTGGCGCAATTCCGAAGACCGAGTTGCCATGGCTGCACTGGGAAAAGCAGACGGAAGCAATCCGCAATCTTTTAGGCGATGGAACGAGGCGTATCGTTTCGCTAGATGAAATGCGTCGTGGGTTCGAGAGTTTCGGGGCTGAGAAATACAAGGTTTTATCATTTTACCGTCGCCGACTCGATGCCATGATCGATGTACTGATCGAAAAGCAGGTGATTACTCGCGAAGAATTGGATGCGGCAATTAGTGAGAAACGCGTCGTCTGGTCAAAGGTTGCTAGGGGGGAGACCCCTTAA
- a CDS encoding ABC transporter ATP-binding protein — MSMAKTDTVAKVKAVRRRGKLVIKSLQKSFGRRVVYDGFDLELELGTFTSVFGPNGCGKSTLINMISGLMPRDGGSVLYDGRTIAETSISYVFQNYREALFPWRRAIDNIRYPMARNGYSKKEQESRIEQLIEDFGIRIDLNAYPYMLSGGQQQAVSILRALAIEPDVLFLDEPFSALDYEMTLLMREKLQSIFEKTKTTMILVSHDLEEAVQMADKVLLLSRRPTQVAALIENPLPRPRDAGTLTESEFVDLRSECLKIFQKEAQVNELSN, encoded by the coding sequence ATGTCTATGGCAAAAACTGACACCGTGGCAAAGGTCAAAGCTGTTCGTCGCCGCGGCAAACTTGTGATTAAGAGTTTGCAAAAGTCATTTGGCAGGAGGGTCGTTTACGATGGGTTCGATCTTGAACTGGAACTTGGCACTTTCACCAGTGTCTTCGGCCCAAACGGCTGCGGTAAAAGTACTTTGATTAATATGATATCGGGGTTGATGCCGCGCGACGGCGGCAGTGTGCTATACGACGGTAGGACGATCGCGGAAACAAGCATATCTTATGTTTTTCAAAATTATCGAGAGGCATTATTCCCCTGGCGCCGAGCCATCGACAACATTCGCTATCCTATGGCTCGGAATGGTTATTCGAAGAAAGAACAGGAGAGTCGGATTGAGCAACTTATCGAAGATTTTGGTATTCGCATCGACCTAAACGCTTATCCCTATATGCTGTCTGGCGGCCAACAGCAAGCCGTATCAATTTTGCGCGCACTTGCTATTGAGCCCGATGTGCTATTTTTGGATGAGCCATTCTCGGCACTTGATTATGAAATGACATTGCTCATGCGCGAGAAGCTGCAATCAATTTTCGAGAAGACAAAAACGACCATGATCCTTGTCTCTCACGATCTTGAAGAGGCTGTGCAAATGGCTGACAAGGTCCTTTTGCTTTCAAGGCGTCCGACCCAAGTGGCGGCCTTGATCGAAAACCCGCTGCCGCGGCCGCGGGATGCTGGCACCCTGACGGAGTCTGAATTTGTAGACTTGCGCAGCGAGTGTCTGAAAATTTTCCAAAAAGAAGCGCAGGTCAATGAACTGTCGAATTGA
- a CDS encoding ABC transporter substrate-binding protein has protein sequence MLRKIFAVTGLLTILGAGPTYAACDKYEEVTSAWLPIMQTTAYYVATEENLFEKACIKVKSNKMQSPNHIIDALVGGRADFGPPGAAAGIAMLAEEKFPGTFKVFGLQGGGIKVNLINDGLIVKTGSPIKSFADLKGYTIGHVPGIQWRTITKHLVRSAGLDPNKDVKLVDLAVPQQVPAVLGGSVNATLSLEPVGSIAAATDGVDRAVVNPVAMVIADPFYSGAAVLTMKFIKERPSVARKIVKIIDKATALAMADFDKYKTIIPKYTAIRNTQLDLLAKPYLRSFSDLNETDLNSYQAFVDVFFSEGVMKKKMNVRTKILKMSDFGDS, from the coding sequence ATGCTAAGGAAAATTTTCGCCGTAACTGGCCTTCTTACTATTCTCGGCGCAGGGCCTACCTATGCCGCGTGCGATAAATACGAAGAGGTCACTTCCGCGTGGCTCCCTATAATGCAAACCACAGCTTATTACGTGGCAACAGAAGAGAATCTGTTCGAAAAAGCTTGCATAAAGGTCAAATCTAATAAAATGCAGTCGCCTAATCATATTATCGACGCTTTGGTGGGTGGGCGCGCCGATTTCGGCCCGCCAGGTGCGGCTGCAGGTATTGCTATGCTCGCTGAAGAAAAGTTTCCAGGAACGTTCAAAGTTTTCGGTTTGCAAGGCGGCGGCATTAAAGTCAATCTCATAAACGACGGCTTAATTGTTAAAACAGGTTCCCCGATCAAAAGCTTTGCCGATTTGAAGGGCTACACGATTGGCCACGTACCCGGCATTCAATGGCGAACTATAACGAAGCACCTTGTTAGATCGGCCGGCCTTGATCCAAACAAAGACGTCAAGCTGGTCGACCTTGCCGTGCCGCAGCAGGTGCCCGCGGTGCTTGGCGGTAGCGTTAACGCAACACTGTCGCTAGAACCCGTGGGGTCAATTGCAGCGGCAACTGACGGCGTCGATCGTGCCGTTGTCAACCCAGTCGCCATGGTGATTGCCGATCCGTTCTATTCAGGTGCCGCTGTCCTGACAATGAAGTTCATCAAAGAACGCCCAAGCGTTGCGCGTAAGATCGTTAAGATCATTGATAAAGCAACCGCGCTGGCGATGGCTGACTTCGACAAATACAAGACAATCATTCCGAAATACACGGCGATTCGAAATACCCAACTGGACTTACTCGCGAAGCCATACCTACGGAGCTTCTCTGATCTGAACGAGACTGACCTTAACTCTTATCAAGCGTTTGTCGATGTGTTTTTTTCTGAAGGAGTCATGAAGAAGAAAATGAATGTACGCACGAAAATCCTCAAAATGAGCGATTTTGGAGATAGCTAA